A single genomic interval of Aminobacter aminovorans harbors:
- a CDS encoding FkbM family methyltransferase: protein MNATTGTTEFSTRYGPVLIKTHDRPIADSLSKYGEWAQIEIDFLAQFISPGSLVLDVGGHVGLHARAFASLSNDVKVHSFEAQPQLASLLSRNAEQFDGKISVHAVAIGEKAGRAFIGRLPDDRNVNAGAQSVRTVAGSNDIAVEVRTIDDYQFDQVAFIKMDVEGYESLALKGAFKTISRDKPAIFCEVNSIGHAFSLFDVMSAHDYVSYFVSTSAYNTQNRNGDPENIFGVAHETALLFLPADHQVPSQCRASVCKRVDGIDELVPHFVAAPRYGDDTDHDRNWVALNEELAVVKRALAEARADAKSRHADDADRDRKLVALNEEQAVAKRALTEAKAAAALRYADDADPDRPLIEQLALVQRALAEAEATASRFQAEAAKHRSEIARLNEAASLYRIRLDRLSEYISDGQLAARRRSALGTLARKFGRSELAQICRTLVKSGLFDREWYKDSYPDVGASRHEPVVHYVLFGAYEGRDPCKGFDTSYYLENNADIRNWGGNPLLHYIERGEKEGRWPNENFDPASYLNANPNADRRKMLLSQHLQGAGRDDHFKPSFRPAAPDWGDFEALAAHIAAPVASPATVDVIVPVYRGYADTLACIMSVLTSTNRTDLELIVVDDASPEPELSRALDRLAGMGLITLLRNEKNLGFVATVNRGIALHPDRDVLLLNSDTQVFNDWLDRLKDHVTGGEVATVTPFTNNGTICSYPKFCKDNPGELDVPFAKIDEYATAANRGTAVEVPTGVGFCMYVTRATFRKIGDFDVKTFGRGYGEENDFCVRAEAQNMRNLHALDVFVFHSGETSFSSGAAQAKKDGYRALVKKHPQYPGAVARYLSADPAKAARARLDIARLVEGRLARVVLCFTHGWGGGIDRYLADRAAAGMSSGGKRCFVPCPCGMVQRSESPMSHRRAISQISNPLRWKAAFRRLPSNSGASFRISRSTARFAGRARSST, encoded by the coding sequence ATGAATGCGACCACGGGGACAACAGAGTTCTCCACGCGATATGGGCCTGTGCTCATCAAGACACACGACCGTCCAATTGCAGATTCGTTATCCAAGTACGGCGAATGGGCGCAGATCGAGATCGACTTCCTTGCACAGTTCATTTCGCCGGGCAGCCTGGTCCTTGATGTTGGCGGCCATGTCGGACTTCACGCTCGTGCATTTGCCAGCCTTAGCAATGATGTGAAGGTCCATTCCTTTGAAGCGCAGCCGCAATTGGCGAGCCTGTTGTCGCGCAATGCTGAACAATTCGATGGGAAGATCAGTGTTCACGCGGTAGCCATCGGCGAGAAAGCCGGGCGAGCATTTATCGGCAGATTGCCTGACGATCGAAACGTGAATGCAGGGGCGCAATCGGTCAGAACTGTTGCCGGCTCAAATGACATCGCCGTGGAAGTCAGAACGATTGACGACTATCAGTTCGACCAGGTTGCCTTCATCAAGATGGATGTCGAAGGCTATGAGTCGCTGGCGCTGAAAGGCGCCTTCAAGACGATAAGTCGCGACAAACCGGCAATCTTCTGCGAAGTGAACTCGATTGGGCATGCTTTCAGCTTGTTTGATGTGATGTCCGCGCACGACTACGTCTCGTACTTTGTATCAACGTCCGCCTACAATACGCAAAACCGCAATGGTGATCCGGAGAACATATTCGGCGTTGCACACGAGACTGCGCTGTTGTTTCTGCCGGCAGATCATCAAGTCCCGTCGCAATGTCGCGCCAGCGTGTGCAAGAGGGTGGATGGCATCGATGAGCTGGTGCCGCACTTCGTTGCTGCTCCGCGCTATGGCGACGATACGGACCACGATCGGAACTGGGTTGCCCTCAATGAAGAACTGGCCGTTGTAAAGCGTGCGCTTGCCGAAGCCAGGGCCGACGCAAAGTCCCGGCATGCCGATGATGCTGACCGTGACCGCAAGTTGGTCGCTCTGAATGAAGAGCAGGCGGTTGCAAAGCGGGCGCTGACCGAAGCCAAAGCTGCGGCCGCACTCCGTTATGCGGATGATGCGGACCCAGACCGGCCCCTTATTGAACAGCTGGCGCTTGTACAGCGCGCGCTGGCCGAGGCCGAGGCCACTGCATCCAGGTTTCAGGCGGAAGCTGCTAAACACCGAAGCGAAATCGCGCGGCTCAATGAGGCAGCCAGCCTGTATCGCATTCGCCTTGACCGCCTCTCTGAATATATTTCGGACGGACAGCTGGCCGCACGTCGGCGAAGTGCACTAGGAACTCTGGCGCGCAAGTTCGGACGTTCGGAACTGGCGCAGATCTGTCGAACTCTGGTCAAGTCAGGGCTGTTTGACCGAGAGTGGTACAAGGACAGCTATCCTGACGTCGGGGCCTCCCGGCACGAGCCGGTGGTCCACTACGTGCTCTTTGGCGCCTATGAAGGGCGCGATCCATGCAAGGGCTTTGATACCTCCTACTACCTTGAAAACAATGCGGACATCCGCAATTGGGGCGGAAACCCGCTGCTGCATTACATCGAGCGTGGCGAGAAGGAGGGCAGGTGGCCGAACGAAAACTTCGATCCAGCATCCTATCTCAATGCAAATCCGAATGCGGACAGGAGGAAGATGCTGCTAAGCCAGCATCTTCAGGGCGCCGGTCGCGACGACCATTTCAAGCCGTCATTTCGCCCGGCAGCTCCAGACTGGGGTGATTTCGAGGCGTTGGCCGCTCATATCGCTGCTCCCGTCGCGTCGCCTGCCACGGTTGATGTGATTGTTCCTGTCTATCGCGGCTACGCCGACACGCTGGCTTGCATCATGTCGGTGCTGACGAGCACGAACAGGACCGATCTCGAGCTGATCGTTGTCGATGATGCCTCGCCGGAGCCCGAGCTGTCGCGCGCGCTCGATCGGCTTGCCGGGATGGGCCTCATCACGCTGCTGCGAAACGAGAAGAACCTGGGTTTTGTCGCGACAGTGAACCGCGGCATCGCACTGCACCCCGATCGTGACGTGCTGTTGTTGAACAGCGATACCCAGGTCTTCAACGACTGGCTCGACCGGCTTAAAGATCACGTCACGGGTGGCGAGGTGGCGACTGTGACGCCGTTCACCAACAACGGCACGATCTGCAGCTATCCGAAATTCTGCAAGGACAATCCGGGCGAACTGGATGTTCCCTTTGCCAAGATCGACGAGTATGCGACTGCGGCAAACCGGGGCACTGCAGTCGAGGTGCCGACGGGTGTCGGCTTCTGCATGTATGTGACGCGCGCAACATTCAGGAAGATCGGCGATTTCGACGTCAAGACATTTGGCCGCGGCTATGGCGAGGAGAATGATTTCTGCGTTCGGGCCGAGGCGCAGAACATGCGCAACTTGCACGCGCTCGATGTCTTTGTCTTTCATTCAGGCGAGACGTCATTCAGCTCGGGGGCTGCACAGGCCAAGAAGGACGGCTACCGCGCGCTGGTCAAGAAGCACCCTCAATACCCCGGCGCTGTCGCGCGTTACCTCTCTGCCGATCCCGCCAAAGCTGCGCGTGCACGGCTGGACATCGCCCGTCTCGTCGAGGGTCGACTCGCTCGTGTCGTGCTTTGCTTTACCCACGGCTGGGGTGGCGGCATCGATCGCTACCTTGCTGACCGCGCGGCTGCCGGCATGTCGAGCGGAGGGAAACGCTGCTTTGTGCCGTGCCCGTGCGGGATGGTACAGCGTTCAGAATCACCAATGTCGCATCGCAGGGCGATTTCGCAAATCTCGAACCCTTTGCGGTGGAAGGCAGCCTTTCGACGCTTACCGAGCAACTCCGGGGCATCGTTTCGCATATCGAGGTCCACAGCACGGTTCGCTGGTCGAGCAAGATCCTCGACCTGA
- a CDS encoding alpha/beta fold hydrolase translates to MNTMWNSASWQSDPGPICQPVLSNTVLALHGSASTGRLWQGTADYLRGRHRLIAPDLSRYGSNRTAGNIPDVAGVVIGAMAEPMHLVGHGHGAAVALEIALLRPELVKSLTLIEPALFHLLRDGAPTDLALFAELASMAAKLTTTASSPNPTAGMRAYIDFWHGAGAWRRTSESLRQELEHHADQVGRDLAAALAAAWPARRCRRLDCPTLAIMALDSPVASLRVTEMVAEAVPDARLAMVADAGHMALLTDPHIVNPMISAHLRTADRVRSVRKPRRSRVRTHKNVGIASGTTVPNGPSHDARRNPFLV, encoded by the coding sequence ATGAACACGATGTGGAATAGCGCTAGCTGGCAGTCCGACCCGGGCCCAATCTGCCAGCCTGTACTCAGCAACACCGTACTCGCGCTGCACGGCTCTGCGAGTACAGGCAGGCTGTGGCAAGGCACCGCGGACTACCTGCGCGGCCGCCACCGGCTGATCGCACCTGATCTGTCCCGTTACGGCAGCAATCGGACGGCCGGCAACATCCCCGATGTTGCCGGCGTCGTTATTGGCGCGATGGCGGAGCCGATGCACCTTGTCGGACATGGGCATGGTGCGGCGGTGGCGTTGGAAATCGCGCTGTTGCGGCCCGAACTGGTCAAAAGCCTGACGCTGATCGAGCCCGCACTGTTCCATCTGCTGCGTGACGGGGCTCCGACCGACCTGGCGTTGTTCGCCGAGCTTGCCAGCATGGCTGCAAAACTGACGACAACAGCAAGTAGCCCCAACCCGACAGCCGGCATGCGTGCCTATATCGATTTCTGGCACGGCGCAGGGGCCTGGCGCAGGACCAGCGAAAGCCTCCGGCAAGAGCTTGAGCATCATGCGGATCAAGTGGGTCGGGATCTTGCCGCAGCACTTGCAGCAGCCTGGCCGGCAAGACGCTGCCGCAGGCTCGATTGCCCGACACTTGCGATAATGGCATTGGACAGCCCTGTCGCCAGCTTGCGTGTCACCGAAATGGTGGCCGAAGCCGTTCCCGATGCACGGCTCGCCATGGTTGCCGATGCCGGGCATATGGCGCTGCTGACCGACCCCCACATCGTCAATCCGATGATTTCAGCACATTTGCGAACCGCCGACCGCGTACGCTCCGTCCGAAAGCCGCGGCGTTCTAGGGTCCGAACCCATAAAAATGTTGGCATCGCTTCGGGTACAACAGTGCCGAATGGGCCAAGTCACGACGCTCGCAGGAACCCGTTTTTGGTCTGA
- a CDS encoding hybrid sensor histidine kinase/response regulator — MNLRTGYALFDSDDMLVDANAEIFGGIVQPRDEQPPMNVIAAIARVLRQFSSFDGLAVEQSDDFVRRAVLRWRQPNVSPIEAQTVDGAWKLLTSHPRLGAGIALISTDITEMKLAQIAHLSSAEIFRCITDSHPLPVWVVDEQSRQILYESLDGSHLLGRKWQPQQQQLLTDHFVNPDEFDQACRRVHGNDILRDCEIQMQREDGSHVWCSTNWRRSVFRARPSLVIGVLDITERKKAEAAEREATSLMQRVLDACPSPTRMSTIEGETLYCNPASRELYGDRPHIADYYVDPGDRETLVRTLLDKGSIDDFRVRQYCSDDTIFWGSLSARLIDFQGKKVIVSNATNINGMIMAQQQTRQANNRLTDAIESLAEGFALYDKDDCLVLANCQYRKMHAICADVLVPGVNWFDFLRVTAERSQFRVPGDKIDEWLAERARDRREYRQQEFQHADGGWFFVSNSPTREGGFVVTRLDITERKRAELAAKEADDLVRRVLEASPVSIQMTRAHDGKQLYSSPATTRLLGDVAGALDHFATAGYRDEYVERLLRDGAVDEFETQLRRSDGQTFWCSISSRLIDFHGEQVIVSHTYDLSDRIELQKQLEHQREKLHQNEKLSALGGLLAGVAHELNNPLSVVLGMSLTLKETSVDPKTIERADKISKAAERCARIVKTFLAMARQQPTRAMNVSIDEVVSAALEVVNYSIRSSDIKLMLDLEPDLPAIWGDPDQLSQVLINLLVNAEHALHHWEGPRKILVATGRHPECGNITLSVTDTGPGISEEILPRIFEPFFTTKEVGAGTGIGLSFCHRIIQSHQGTIEVETVPGGGSTFVVSLPASDRLVETSGPSDEEPSSSAGLSCLVVDDEREVADLIAEVLMRDGFTVVVARSGEEALTQLRKRTFAVILSDLKMPSMDGRRLYNYIADYHPAEVDRLAFLTGDTISPDAQIFLRATKRPYLEKPVKPIELRRFVSGLVVRQA, encoded by the coding sequence GTGAATCTTCGGACGGGCTACGCGCTTTTCGACAGCGACGACATGCTTGTCGACGCCAACGCCGAGATTTTTGGCGGCATTGTCCAGCCCCGCGATGAGCAGCCGCCGATGAATGTCATCGCAGCCATTGCCCGGGTTCTTCGTCAGTTCTCCAGCTTCGATGGTCTCGCAGTTGAACAGAGCGACGATTTCGTGCGGCGCGCGGTGCTGCGCTGGCGGCAGCCGAATGTGTCGCCGATCGAGGCGCAAACCGTCGACGGCGCCTGGAAACTGCTGACAAGCCACCCCCGCCTTGGCGCCGGCATCGCACTGATCAGCACCGACATCACCGAAATGAAGCTGGCCCAGATCGCGCATCTCAGCAGCGCCGAGATCTTCCGCTGCATCACCGACAGCCACCCGCTGCCGGTCTGGGTCGTCGACGAACAAAGCAGGCAGATCCTTTATGAGAGCCTCGATGGGTCGCACCTGCTTGGCCGCAAATGGCAGCCGCAACAGCAACAGCTCCTCACCGACCATTTCGTGAACCCGGACGAATTCGATCAGGCGTGTCGCCGCGTCCACGGCAACGACATCCTGCGCGACTGCGAGATCCAGATGCAGCGCGAGGATGGGTCACACGTCTGGTGCTCGACAAACTGGCGGCGAAGCGTCTTTCGCGCGCGTCCGTCGCTGGTCATCGGCGTGCTCGACATCACCGAGCGCAAGAAGGCCGAGGCTGCGGAGCGCGAGGCGACGTCGCTGATGCAACGGGTGCTTGACGCATGCCCCTCGCCGACCCGCATGTCGACGATCGAGGGCGAAACGCTGTACTGCAACCCCGCCAGCCGCGAACTCTATGGCGATCGTCCTCACATCGCAGACTACTATGTCGACCCCGGCGACAGGGAGACATTGGTGCGTACTCTGCTGGACAAGGGCAGCATCGACGACTTTCGCGTGCGGCAGTACTGTTCCGACGACACCATCTTCTGGGGATCGCTCTCTGCACGGCTGATCGACTTCCAGGGCAAGAAGGTGATCGTCTCCAACGCAACGAACATCAACGGCATGATCATGGCGCAGCAACAGACGCGCCAGGCAAACAACCGTCTGACAGACGCGATCGAGTCGCTGGCCGAAGGCTTCGCCCTTTACGACAAGGACGATTGTCTGGTGCTGGCCAACTGCCAGTACCGGAAAATGCATGCCATTTGCGCAGATGTGCTGGTCCCGGGGGTGAACTGGTTCGACTTCCTTCGCGTGACCGCAGAACGCAGCCAGTTCCGCGTTCCCGGCGACAAGATCGACGAGTGGCTGGCCGAGCGGGCCCGGGATCGGCGCGAATACCGGCAGCAGGAGTTCCAGCATGCAGACGGTGGCTGGTTCTTCGTTTCGAACAGTCCGACGCGAGAGGGCGGCTTCGTCGTCACCCGGCTTGACATCACCGAGCGCAAGCGGGCTGAACTGGCGGCCAAGGAAGCCGACGACCTGGTGCGCCGGGTCCTGGAGGCCAGCCCCGTCAGCATCCAGATGACGCGCGCCCATGACGGCAAGCAGCTATACAGCAGCCCGGCGACGACGAGGCTGCTTGGCGACGTCGCCGGCGCGCTGGATCACTTCGCCACTGCGGGTTACCGCGACGAATATGTCGAACGGCTGCTGCGCGATGGCGCCGTCGACGAATTCGAAACCCAGCTCAGGCGCAGCGACGGCCAGACATTCTGGTGCTCGATTTCGTCTCGCCTGATCGATTTCCACGGCGAGCAGGTCATCGTTTCCCACACATATGACCTGAGCGACCGCATCGAGCTGCAGAAGCAACTGGAACATCAGCGTGAGAAGCTGCACCAGAACGAGAAGCTGTCGGCGCTCGGCGGGTTGCTCGCCGGTGTTGCCCATGAGCTGAACAATCCACTGTCGGTGGTGCTCGGCATGTCGCTGACGCTGAAAGAGACATCGGTCGATCCCAAGACGATCGAGCGGGCGGACAAGATCAGCAAGGCGGCGGAGCGCTGCGCCCGTATCGTCAAGACTTTCCTGGCGATGGCCAGGCAACAGCCGACGCGCGCCATGAATGTGTCGATAGACGAGGTTGTTTCCGCGGCACTCGAAGTGGTCAACTATTCGATCCGCTCTTCCGATATCAAGCTCATGCTCGATCTCGAACCGGATCTGCCGGCGATCTGGGGCGATCCCGATCAGCTCAGTCAGGTGCTGATCAATCTGCTGGTCAACGCCGAGCACGCGCTTCACCATTGGGAGGGGCCAAGAAAGATACTGGTTGCCACGGGGCGGCACCCGGAATGCGGCAATATCACCCTCAGCGTCACCGACACCGGCCCCGGGATTTCCGAAGAAATCCTGCCCCGCATCTTCGAGCCGTTCTTCACGACCAAGGAGGTCGGCGCCGGCACGGGCATCGGCCTGTCCTTCTGCCATCGCATCATTCAATCGCACCAGGGAACGATCGAGGTCGAGACCGTGCCTGGCGGAGGTTCAACCTTCGTCGTCTCGCTGCCGGCTTCCGATCGACTCGTCGAAACATCGGGGCCGTCCGACGAAGAGCCATCGAGCTCGGCGGGCCTGTCGTGCCTGGTGGTGGATGACGAAAGGGAGGTTGCCGACCTGATCGCCGAAGTCCTGATGCGCGACGGCTTCACTGTCGTCGTCGCGCGGTCGGGCGAAGAGGCGTTGACGCAGCTGAGGAAACGGACATTTGCCGTCATTCTGAGCGACTTGAAAATGCCGAGCATGGATGGCCGGCGCCTGTACAACTACATCGCCGACTACCATCCGGCCGAGGTCGATAGGCTCGCTTTCCTGACCGGCGACACGATCAGCCCGGATGCGCAGATCTTCCTGCGCGCCACAAAGCGGCCCTATCTGGAAAAGCCGGTGAAGCCGATCGAATTGCGCCGGTTTGTTTCAGGGCTGGTCGTCAGGCAGGCGTGA
- a CDS encoding response regulator: MTANSQIVVCDDEPDVRDMVAEYLERHGYAVTTADAGPALRQIVESQPVDVVILDIRMPGEDGLSLARYLREHSEVAIIMLTGSAEIIDRVVGLEIGADDYIGKPVDLRELLARVKAVLRRTTGRDRVSENALGPQSAQFGSCRLDLDSRKLFDADGGDIAITPMEFRLLKVFAENRGRILNRDQLLELAHDRGWDPFDRSIDIRISRLRKKIEADPSKPEVIKTIRGVGYLYA, translated from the coding sequence GTGACTGCCAATTCGCAGATCGTCGTTTGCGATGACGAGCCAGATGTCCGCGACATGGTCGCGGAGTATCTGGAGCGCCACGGCTATGCCGTGACGACTGCCGATGCCGGGCCGGCCTTGCGCCAGATCGTCGAGAGCCAACCCGTCGATGTCGTGATCCTCGACATCCGCATGCCCGGCGAAGACGGCCTCTCTCTCGCGCGCTACCTGCGTGAGCATTCCGAGGTCGCGATCATCATGCTGACGGGCTCGGCGGAGATCATCGACCGGGTCGTCGGCCTCGAGATCGGTGCCGACGACTACATCGGTAAGCCGGTCGATTTGCGCGAACTGCTGGCACGGGTGAAGGCGGTTCTGCGCAGGACAACGGGCCGGGACCGTGTTTCAGAAAATGCTCTCGGGCCCCAGAGCGCCCAGTTTGGGAGCTGTCGGCTGGACCTGGATTCGCGCAAGCTGTTCGACGCCGACGGCGGGGACATAGCGATCACCCCGATGGAGTTCCGGCTGCTCAAGGTGTTCGCCGAGAACCGGGGACGGATACTCAACCGTGACCAGTTGCTCGAACTTGCGCATGACCGCGGCTGGGACCCGTTCGACCGCAGCATCGACATCCGGATTTCGCGATTGCGCAAGAAAATCGAGGCTGATCCTTCCAAGCCTGAGGTGATCAAGACCATTCGAGGGGTCGGATATCTCTATGCCTAG
- the secD gene encoding protein translocase subunit SecD has translation MRTSRWVVVTYTIIILAGIIAALPNALTAKQLAALPSWFPKQQVTLGLDLQGGSHLVLEVDAAALKTDRLRSLLDDVRGALRKERINASSARLAGDAIVVNIADDAQRATALATLQSLAVPVSGGLGLGGGKPDIEVTTADKQIKVVLTDAGQRDKLDAALQQSLEIVRQRVDQVGVAEPTIQRVGSDRMLVQLPGLQDPTRLRELLGSTAKMTFHMVANVANGEPLPRGVTMLPDAKSGAQYPVEDRVALDGARLTDARAGFDQRTQEPLVSFRFDSVGARQFAEITAANVGKPFAIVLDGKVLSAPNIREPITGGSGQISGSFSVEETVTLSALLRAGALPAPLTVIEERTVGPDLGGDVIKMGIYTGVAGFVAVVLFMVALYGTWGMIANFALLLHLILTFGVLTLIGGTLTLPGIAGIILGIGFGVDANILINERIREESKKGLSAFAALDNGFKRAYSTIVDANVTSLIATGLLFMFGSGPVRGFAITMFLGTCLSMFTAVSVTRILMAAVVRRKRLKTITIEPLIRFFPEKTSISFMKARYLGIGMSIFLSLASIGLFFKPGLNYGIDFKGGIQVEIATSTPADLAQLRSTLGGLNIGEVALQQIGSDGNVLIRVQRQEGGEAAQTAAVDTIKAAVQKLDPSVKFERTEVVGPKVSGELAQSGILAVVLAALAMLVYIWWRFEWNFAIGAIATLVLDTTKMVGFFALFGLDFNLTAIAALLTIIGYSVNDKVVVYDRMRENLRLYKKMPLREIIDMSINQVFARCIYTSVAILLSMLPMAIWGGSAVENFAIPMVFGVFIATTSSIFIAAPILLLLGDWWQHRSAGREPSTGAVTTKA, from the coding sequence ATGCGGACCTCCCGATGGGTGGTGGTGACATACACCATCATCATTTTGGCCGGCATCATTGCCGCGCTTCCCAACGCCCTCACCGCCAAGCAACTGGCAGCATTGCCAAGCTGGTTCCCGAAACAGCAGGTCACGCTCGGCCTCGACCTCCAGGGCGGCTCGCACCTGGTGCTGGAAGTCGATGCGGCGGCACTCAAGACCGACCGCCTGCGCTCGCTGCTCGATGATGTGCGCGGCGCCTTGCGCAAGGAGCGCATCAACGCTTCGTCGGCGCGTCTTGCCGGCGATGCCATTGTCGTCAACATTGCCGACGACGCGCAGCGCGCGACAGCCTTGGCAACGCTGCAGTCACTGGCCGTTCCGGTCAGCGGCGGCCTCGGACTTGGCGGCGGCAAGCCGGACATCGAGGTCACCACTGCCGACAAGCAGATCAAGGTCGTGCTGACCGATGCTGGCCAGCGCGACAAGCTCGACGCTGCACTCCAGCAGAGTCTCGAGATCGTGCGCCAGCGCGTCGACCAGGTCGGCGTCGCCGAGCCGACGATCCAGCGCGTCGGCAGCGACCGGATGCTGGTTCAGCTGCCGGGCCTGCAGGATCCGACCCGTTTGCGCGAACTGCTCGGCAGCACTGCCAAGATGACATTCCACATGGTGGCCAACGTCGCCAATGGCGAGCCGCTTCCGCGCGGCGTCACCATGCTGCCGGACGCCAAGTCCGGCGCACAATATCCGGTCGAGGACCGCGTCGCGCTCGATGGCGCACGCCTCACCGATGCGCGCGCCGGCTTCGACCAGCGTACTCAGGAACCGCTTGTTTCCTTCCGCTTCGACAGCGTCGGCGCACGTCAGTTCGCCGAGATCACCGCCGCCAATGTCGGCAAACCTTTCGCCATCGTGCTCGACGGCAAGGTGCTGTCGGCGCCAAACATCCGCGAGCCGATCACCGGCGGTTCCGGCCAGATCAGCGGCAGCTTCAGCGTTGAAGAGACGGTGACGCTGTCGGCCCTTCTGCGCGCCGGCGCGCTGCCGGCACCGCTGACCGTCATCGAGGAGCGCACCGTCGGTCCCGACCTTGGTGGCGACGTCATCAAGATGGGCATCTACACCGGCGTTGCCGGCTTCGTTGCGGTCGTCCTGTTCATGGTCGCGCTTTATGGCACCTGGGGCATGATCGCGAATTTCGCGCTGTTGCTGCATCTGATCCTGACCTTCGGCGTCCTGACCCTGATCGGCGGCACTCTGACCCTGCCCGGCATCGCCGGCATCATCCTGGGCATCGGCTTCGGCGTCGACGCCAACATCCTGATCAACGAACGCATCAGGGAAGAATCGAAGAAGGGGCTCAGCGCCTTTGCCGCCTTGGACAATGGCTTCAAGCGCGCCTATTCGACAATTGTCGATGCCAACGTGACGTCGCTCATCGCCACCGGCCTGCTGTTCATGTTCGGCTCCGGCCCGGTGCGCGGCTTCGCCATCACCATGTTCCTGGGCACCTGCCTGTCGATGTTCACCGCCGTTTCGGTGACGCGCATCCTGATGGCCGCGGTTGTGCGCCGCAAGCGGCTGAAGACGATCACGATCGAACCGCTGATCCGCTTCTTCCCGGAAAAGACCTCGATCTCGTTCATGAAGGCCCGCTACCTCGGCATCGGCATGTCGATCTTCCTGTCGCTGGCCTCCATCGGCCTGTTCTTCAAGCCGGGCCTCAACTACGGAATCGACTTCAAGGGCGGCATCCAGGTCGAGATCGCGACGTCGACGCCGGCCGATCTGGCACAGCTGCGCAGCACGCTGGGCGGCTTGAACATTGGCGAGGTGGCGCTGCAGCAGATCGGCAGCGACGGCAATGTGCTCATCCGGGTCCAGCGCCAGGAGGGTGGCGAAGCGGCACAGACCGCTGCCGTCGACACCATCAAGGCCGCCGTGCAGAAGCTCGATCCAAGCGTGAAGTTCGAACGCACCGAAGTGGTGGGTCCGAAGGTCAGCGGCGAGTTGGCGCAGTCCGGTATCCTGGCCGTGGTGCTGGCCGCTCTTGCCATGCTCGTCTACATCTGGTGGCGCTTCGAGTGGAATTTCGCCATCGGCGCCATCGCCACGCTTGTGCTGGATACCACCAAGATGGTGGGCTTCTTTGCGCTGTTCGGGCTGGACTTCAACCTGACGGCGATTGCTGCGCTGTTGACCATCATCGGCTATTCGGTGAACGACAAGGTGGTCGTCTACGACCGCATGCGTGAGAACCTGCGCCTGTACAAGAAGATGCCGCTGCGCGAGATCATCGACATGAGCATCAACCAGGTGTTCGCGCGCTGTATCTACACCTCCGTCGCCATCCTGCTGTCGATGCTGCCGATGGCGATCTGGGGTGGCAGTGCCGTCGAGAACTTCGCCATTCCGATGGTGTTCGGCGTGTTCATCGCGACGACCTCGTCGATCTTCATCGCGGCGCCGATCCTGTTGCTGCTCGGTGATTGGTGGCAGCACCGCAGTGCAGGCCGCGAGCCTTCGACTGGAGCGGTAACGACCAAGGCCTGA
- a CDS encoding DUF1488 domain-containing protein encodes MTLAFPNRSRSYDAARKAIRFLGYDGTFEVPFFVEVQALKASQPAVDSETRYLAAFDAARISIQDVAREVYSHGRKRLYVLTAHDFR; translated from the coding sequence ATGACACTCGCCTTTCCAAACAGAAGCCGCAGCTATGACGCCGCGAGAAAAGCCATACGTTTCCTGGGCTACGATGGCACGTTCGAAGTTCCGTTCTTCGTCGAGGTTCAGGCGCTCAAAGCCAGCCAACCGGCGGTCGACAGTGAAACACGATATCTTGCCGCATTCGATGCGGCGCGCATTTCGATCCAGGACGTCGCTCGTGAAGTCTATTCCCACGGGCGCAAGCGTTTGTATGTGCTGACCGCACACGACTTCAGGTGA
- a CDS encoding COG4315 family predicted lipoprotein, whose translation MTAGMGFAAEPAMMAKTPKGEIYTDMKGMTLYTFDKDKAGASSCYDACAAAWPALKADAKSKAEGAWTVVDRTDGTKMWAYDGKPLYTYAKDKKAGEMNGEGVGGVWHVAKAS comes from the coding sequence ATGACCGCTGGAATGGGTTTTGCAGCTGAGCCGGCAATGATGGCGAAGACGCCCAAGGGCGAAATATACACTGATATGAAGGGCATGACGCTCTATACCTTCGACAAGGACAAGGCAGGCGCATCCAGCTGCTATGATGCTTGTGCTGCAGCTTGGCCAGCGCTCAAGGCCGATGCCAAGTCAAAAGCCGAGGGCGCATGGACTGTCGTTGACCGGACCGACGGCACCAAGATGTGGGCGTATGACGGAAAGCCGCTCTACACCTACGCCAAGGACAAGAAGGCAGGCGAGATGAACGGCGAAGGCGTTGGCGGCGTCTGGCATGTGGCCAAGGCCAGCTAA